A region from the Nocardioides coralli genome encodes:
- a CDS encoding amino acid ABC transporter ATP-binding protein, giving the protein MTVQEQQPGSTGQGEPLVVLDGVNKWFGDLHVLQDINVSIQRGEVIVVIGPSGSGKSTLCRAINRLETIQQGSITLDGQPLPEEGKGLAALRAEVGMVFQSFNLFAHKTILENVTLGPIKVRGKKKDEADKRAQELLDRVGVGHQAAKYPAQLSGGQQQRVAIARALAMDPKVMLFDEPTSALDPEMIKEVLDVMVDLAQQGMTMVVVTHEMGFARTAADRVLFMSDGAIVEENTPEEFFTNPQSDRAKDFLGKILKH; this is encoded by the coding sequence ATGACGGTGCAGGAGCAGCAGCCCGGAAGCACTGGCCAGGGGGAGCCACTCGTCGTCCTCGACGGGGTGAACAAGTGGTTCGGGGACCTGCACGTCCTCCAGGACATCAACGTCAGCATCCAACGCGGCGAGGTCATCGTCGTCATCGGACCGTCGGGGTCCGGCAAGTCCACGCTGTGCCGGGCCATCAACCGGCTCGAGACCATCCAGCAGGGGTCGATCACCCTCGACGGCCAGCCGCTGCCCGAGGAGGGCAAGGGCCTCGCCGCGCTGCGCGCCGAGGTCGGCATGGTGTTCCAGAGCTTCAACCTCTTCGCCCACAAGACCATCCTCGAGAACGTCACGCTCGGGCCGATCAAGGTCCGCGGCAAGAAGAAGGACGAGGCCGACAAGCGCGCCCAGGAGCTGCTCGACCGCGTCGGCGTCGGGCACCAGGCCGCCAAGTACCCAGCCCAGCTCTCGGGCGGTCAGCAGCAGCGCGTGGCGATCGCCCGCGCCCTGGCCATGGACCCCAAGGTGATGCTCTTCGACGAGCCCACCTCGGCCCTCGACCCCGAGATGATCAAGGAGGTCCTCGACGTCATGGTCGACCTCGCCCAGCAGGGCATGACCATGGTCGTCGTCACCCATGAGATGGGATTCGCCCGCACCGCTGCGGACCGGGTCCTCTTCATGTCCGACGGCGCGATCGTCGAGGAGAACACCCCGGAGGAGTTCTTCACCAACCCCCAGTCCGACCGGGCCAAGGACTTCCTCGGAAAGATCCTGAAGCACTGA